The Lactuca sativa cultivar Salinas chromosome 2, Lsat_Salinas_v11, whole genome shotgun sequence genome includes the window tctttcttctttacgaacaagatcgGCACTCCCTAGGGTGACAggcttggtcttataaatcccttgctgagcatctcattaagttgaccggacagttcttgcatctcagcaagcggtagacgataaggcgatttggctatgagggtagctcctggaattaagtcgatgcTAAACTCAACCTGGTGTTGGGGAGGTAAACCTGGCAGCTCTTTAGGAAAGACATCTGGGAAGTCGCACACTACAGGgaagtcttttagatctttcgTTTCCGGCTCATATTGATGAcatgtgcaaggaatgcatgatattccttacgcaagtacttttgggcttggatacttgagatgatttgATGTCTCAAactgggtttgtctccatagatCAGCAAGGTTTCGTTACTCGGTAGGTTTAGACGGATGGCTTTGTTgaagcataggatatcggcacgatggagacataaccaatccatacccacaatgacATCGAAGCTCTTGATCGATATTGGTATGTGGTTGATTGGGGATGAGTGATTATCTAGCGTGAcggtacaacaacaacaacaacaacaacaacaacaacaacaacaacaacaacaacaacaacaacaacaacaacaacaacaacaacaacaacaacaacaacaacaacaacaacaacaacaacaacaacaacaacaacaacaacaacaacaacaacaacaacaacaacaacaacaacaacaacaacaacaacaacaacaacaacaacaacaacaacaacaacaacaacaacaacaacaacaacaacaacaacaacaacaacaacaacaacaacaacaacaacaacaacaacaacaacaacaacaacaacaacaacaacaacaacaacaacaacaacaacaacaacaacaacaacaacaacaacaacaacaacaacaacaacaacaacaacaacaacaacaacaacaacaacaacaacaacaacaacaacaacaacaacaacaacaacaacaacaacaacaacaacaacaacaacaacaacaacaacaacaacaacaacaacaacaacaacaacaacaacaacaacaacaacaacaacaacaacaacaacaacaacaacaacaacaacaacaacaacaacaacaacaacaacaacaacaacaacaacaacaacaacaacaacaacaacaacaacaacaacaacaacaacaacaacaacaacaacaacaacaacaacaacaacaacaacaacaacaacaacaacaacaacaacaacaacaacaacaacaacaacaacaacaacaacaacaacaacaacaacaacaacaacaacaacaacaacaacaacaacaacaacaacaacaacaacaacaacaacaacaacaacaacaacaacaacaacaacaacaacaacaacaacaacaacaacaacaacaacaacaacaacaacaacaacaacaacaacaacaacaacaacaacaacaacaacaacaacaacaacaacaacaacaacaacaacaacaacaacaacaacaacaacaacaacaacaacaacaacaacaacaacaacaacaacaacaacaacaacaacaacaacaacaacaacaacaacaacaacaacaacaacaacaacaacaacaacaacaacaacaacaacaacaacaacaacaacaacaacaacaacaacaacaacaacaacaacaacaacaacaacaacaacaacaacaacaacaacaacaacaacaccaacaacaacaacaacaacaccaacaacaacaacaacaacaccaacaacaccaacaacaccaacaacaacaccaacaacaccaacaacaacaccaacaacaccaacaacaccaacaacaacaacaacaacaacaacaacaacaacaacaacaacaacaacaacaacaacaacaacaacaacaacaacaacaacaacaacaacaacaacaacaacaacaacaacaacaacaacaacaacaacaacaacaacaacaacaacaacaacaacaacaacaacaacaacaacaacaacaacaacaacaacaacaacaacaacaacaacaacaacaacaacaacaacaacaacaacaacaacaacaacaacaacaacaacaacaacaacaacaacaacaacaacaacaacaacaacaacaacaacaacaacaacaacaacaacaacaacaacaacaacaacaacaacaacaacaacaacaacaacaacaacaacaacaacaacaacaacaacaacaacaacaacaacaacaacaacaacaacaacaacaacaacaacaacaacaacaacaacaacaacaacaacaacaacaacaacaacaacaacaacaacaacaacaacgacgacgacgacgacaaCAAcaacgacgacgacgacgacgacgacaacaacaacaacaacaacaacaacaacaacaacaacaacaacaacaacaacaacagcaacagcaacaacaacagcaacaacaacaacaacaacaacaacaacaacaacaacaacaacaacaacagcaacagcaacaacaacaacagcaacaacaacaacaacagttgaccggacagttcttgcatctcagcaagcggtagacgataaggcgatttggctatgagggtagctcctggaattaagtcgatgcTAAACTCAACCTGGTGTTGGGGAGGTAAACCTGGCAGCTCTTTAGGAAAGACATCTGGGAAGTCGCACACTACAGGgaagtcttttagatctttcgTTTCCGGCTCATATTGATGAcatgtgcaaggaatgcatgatattccttacgcaagtacttttgggcttggatacttgagatgatttgATGTCTCAAactgggtttgtctccatagatCAGCAAGGTTTCGTTACTCGGTAGGTTTAGACGGATGGCTTTGTTgaagcataggatatcggcacgatggagacataaccaatccatacccacaatgacATCGAAGCTCTTGATCGATATTGGTATGTGGTTGATTGGGGATGAGTGATTATCTAGCGTGACGGTACAACCATAACAGGCTTGACTTACTCCGGTGCTGGGGATTTTATTGATGGGTTTGGGCTAAGATCTGCAAAACCAGGCGGTATGGCTCTTCTGATCGCAGTTAGTGCATGACAATTCGCGGCAGGGGCCGTTATGATGGTAAGAgcacttggtgcacttgggtAGGTTTCTTGCATATGTTGAGTTGACTTGGCCTTCTTTCGGTCCCACCgtttcctcttgttgtcggacGTCTTGGTCAGTGTAGTGGCAATTGTTGTTGTTTTTGAAGGAGTTGAAGGAGGTTCATGATGCTAAAATGTTCCCTCGGTATGGGggtactaaaccccagatgtattgTTCAATCTTTTTGCCCTCAATAGGGACCATTTTCGGACACAGAGTTACCAGGTCAcagaacctggccgtataagccactatgttggtccccttcatcttgaggttacagagttcctcctcaagcttTTAAACTTCGCCCCTAGGGTAGTAGTCTCTCGTCAATAGGTCTTTCAATGTGTCCCAGCCCATTGcattggctgttaccaaggagagtgatttgacatgaccattccaccatgtcagggccctctCAGTGAAGGTGCAAGCAACGAAATTAATCTTACTTTCCTCGGGGCACGAGCACATCTCAAAGATGGATTTAGTTCTTTTGatccattgggacaatgccatgATCCCTCTGGTTCCATTGAATAATGTGGGTTTGTagctcatgaaatccttataggtacaCCCGTGTGTACGAGAGTGGATTTCACCGTGTCTAGAGTTGGTGCCCATTCTGGCTCCACTTGCATCGCCAGAATTTATTTGGGCCATGGTTGTGGTTACAGTTGTGGTTACTTCCCAAATTGATGTaaataagtttgggaaaaatggCCTAACAGTAGGCCATACATCAAACCATATGAAGGAAAATAATTGATAGTCTAGAAGTCTACATAGCATACTGAAAGATAGGAATTTTCTACAGACAAATGTTTCATCAAGCGCATATGCTAATGGCTATCAAAAGAAAAGATATGCCAATCGTCTTTTAACGCCGACGGCGAACATTTCTAGAGCGAATCCAATGGTCTGCCAGTTGACATTCCATGTCGAGCATGTGTTGTTCGAGACTCTCTGGCGAacccggagctctatgacttcagcaTGAGTCTCAACTAATGCTTGAAGTAAGGCTTCGTGGTCTGTGAACACCTTTCCCTAGCATGTTCCAGGCAACTGGTTCGAATGGAATGCAGTCATCCATTTGTATCAACCTTAATGATGCGCTGGAGGGCTATCCTTCCTTGGACTTCATtgcgggcaactctacggaccaggttggacaagactctatctgctgataCTCCTTCGCTCGTGTCATAAAAGCGTCGGTCTCCATTGAATCGCATTGGTTGATTTTACTCTTCACTCCATGTTTTTATGCATTCCTCCCATGCAGGAGTCGGGCCTTGGAAGGCCTATCGGTGGTTAGGCTTTGGGATTGGAGCCATAggtggtaggttgttgactttggGTTCAGAGTTAGACCTATCGGAGAAGCCTTCTACTTGGTggtcatccaaagggatttgatgTTCATCATTGggctcttcttcaagccttcgCAAATTCCCATGGTTCGGATAGTAAGAATCGTCGGGAAGTTGGAAACCATCCATGCTATGTACGCAAGAATGGGGAAAGAATAGTTAATAGACGTTCCAATataagatacttataagatggtAGTTATGAGTAggccaatacttgcatagtgcatactaattacatgcaaccgaaacaaaatagaccttcgaataagtgaccctaactctaaatcaacaaccaaacaaggaacaagaaataaagcaaagatcacagattctaagtctatagcactttagtcacatgtaaccgtagagtatccacttagcaactattggtCTACTAGTAACAACCTTTTTAGTTCTAACATATGTAATTTATAGAATGTagaatactcttatagtattcttgttctaatgttcttgtagtattggtaagtttttagatttgttgcaacatcacaatcaCTCTTAGACACATGACAGTCACTTgtaggaaaatgtagttgatcaggctacatccacccaaATTTggctatatgtctctaagcctaattgtgctgttcaacaatcttaatactttcgttccgttctagtatgatactgaccctttgtatttatggatgtatatatatacttagtta containing:
- the LOC128132036 gene encoding uncharacterized protein LOC128132036, translating into NNNNNNNNNNNNNNNNNNNNNNNNNNNNNNNNNNNNNNNNNNNNNNNNNNNNNNNNNNNNNNNNNNNNNNNNNNNNNNNNNNNNNNNNNNNNNNNNNNNNNNNNNNNNNNNNNNNNNNNNNNNNNNNNNNNNNNNNNNNNNNNNNNNNNNNNNNNNNNNNNNNNNNNNNNNNNNNNNNNNNNNNNNNNNNNNNNNNNNNNNNNNNNNNNNNNNNNNNNNNNNNNNNNNNNNNNNNNNNNNNNNNNNNNNNNNNNNNNNNTNNNNNNTNNNNNNTNNTNNTNNNTNNTNNNTNNTNNTNNNNNNNNNNNNNNNNNNNNNNNNNNNNNNNNNNNNNNNNNNNNNNNNNNNNNNNNNNNNNNNNNNNNNNNNNNNNNNNNNNNNNNNNNNNNNNNNNNNNNNNNNNNNNNNNNNNNNNNNNNNNNNNNNNNNNNNNNNNNNNNNNNNNNNNNNNNNNNNNNNNNNNNDDDDDNNNDDDDDDDNNNNNNNNNNNNNNNNNNSNSNNNSNNNNNNNNNNNNNNNNSNSNNNNSNN